The following proteins are encoded in a genomic region of Desulfosporosinus youngiae DSM 17734:
- a CDS encoding VanW family protein, translating into MRKRRCRIITTLGKVRFKNCFLAGVFLCLIVSAGCNPASLTPETGDTSVAEQAERKVTNNTVLPEGTKVDDLDLSGTPVSEASNKIESWAKDKLEEKRVLLYNDTEIPVALSEIGIGMDTAKIIEEIRLHPGVSLPGALKVDSVLASQELHEKLNKFARPAKDASYKIENHKVVIDPAQSGLTVNVEQLVSQIQSISLSEVPARIDIPVAEVPASVTTESIQALAFDTVIGEFSTNFSVKEKNRSVNLTAAAKALDGKVLRPGETLSFNETVGPREPETGYKDAYVIINGEYVKGTGGGVCQVSSTLYNAVLLSNLEITERMPHAVVVGYIPPGQDATVNYPNIDFKFKNNTPSLVYLRSDVKQGVLTIQIWGKKTGNSVRIERQVEKELAYKTEKRFDPKLPIGRVVQEQKGVKGMVVNTWQIVRDGNGNETKKFLGRDWYAPTNRILRVGT; encoded by the coding sequence TTGAGGAAAAGGAGGTGTAGGATTATAACAACTTTAGGAAAAGTAAGATTCAAAAATTGTTTTCTTGCGGGAGTTTTTCTTTGCCTGATCGTTTCGGCAGGCTGTAATCCTGCAAGCCTGACTCCGGAGACTGGTGATACGTCTGTTGCAGAGCAGGCTGAACGAAAGGTCACTAATAATACGGTCCTTCCTGAGGGCACCAAAGTTGACGATTTAGATTTAAGCGGTACTCCAGTTTCCGAAGCATCTAACAAAATAGAAAGCTGGGCAAAGGACAAGCTGGAAGAAAAGCGTGTCCTGTTGTACAATGATACAGAGATTCCGGTGGCCTTAAGCGAGATAGGAATTGGGATGGATACTGCGAAGATCATAGAAGAGATTCGGCTGCATCCCGGAGTAAGTTTGCCCGGCGCATTAAAAGTTGATTCTGTACTAGCAAGTCAAGAGCTCCATGAGAAATTAAATAAGTTCGCCAGACCCGCCAAAGATGCTTCTTATAAAATCGAAAACCATAAGGTTGTCATCGATCCGGCGCAGAGCGGACTAACGGTTAATGTTGAGCAGCTGGTTAGTCAGATTCAAAGCATTTCTCTGAGTGAGGTGCCGGCACGAATCGATATTCCAGTGGCGGAAGTTCCGGCATCCGTTACAACCGAGTCTATTCAAGCCTTGGCCTTTGATACTGTCATTGGGGAGTTTTCCACGAACTTTTCAGTTAAAGAGAAAAATCGCTCGGTTAATCTGACTGCGGCGGCTAAAGCTTTGGACGGCAAAGTCCTGCGCCCGGGAGAAACTCTCTCTTTTAACGAGACAGTAGGTCCCAGAGAGCCTGAAACTGGGTATAAAGACGCCTACGTAATTATTAATGGGGAGTATGTTAAGGGTACCGGAGGAGGGGTATGTCAAGTATCCTCGACTCTGTATAATGCCGTTTTACTGAGTAATTTAGAAATAACGGAACGGATGCCTCATGCTGTTGTCGTAGGTTATATTCCGCCCGGTCAGGATGCGACGGTGAATTATCCGAACATTGATTTTAAGTTTAAAAATAATACCCCTAGCTTAGTCTATTTGCGATCAGATGTTAAGCAAGGGGTTTTGACGATTCAAATCTGGGGTAAGAAGACTGGGAATTCCGTACGGATTGAACGACAAGTTGAGAAAGAACTAGCCTATAAGACAGAAAAACGATTTGATCCCAAGCTGCCCATTGGTCGAGTTGTTCAGGAGCAAAAAGGTGTCAAGGGAATGGTGGTCAATACTTGGCAGATCGTCCGTGATGGAAATGGCAATGAGACCAAGAAGTTTCTGGGTCGTGATTGGTATGCTCCAACAAATCGTATTTTACGCGTAGGGACTTAA
- the mltG gene encoding endolytic transglycosylase MltG — MARKKKKMGLVRWIVLLCFVGGFGFLAWWSWAIKPYSTSGNSVKITISPGATAGQLAEELQERQLIRSALMFRFLARERQEDFKLYVGDYQLAPTMPPSEIINRLISRSDSPDTDRITIPEGYTTQQIIELLVQKGIGTKEEYTKLVTEGEFPYPFLKDAPKGIHRLEGYLFPNTYNIYVNTTPYEAIDLLLRQFAKELTPDVQTQLDTMKLTVAQWVTLGSLIEKEAMKAEDRPLIASVLMNRLKINQPLQIDATIQFLLETPKPKLTYEDLQIPSPYNTYLHRGFPPGPIANPGHASLQAVLNPAQTNYRYYVAKDDGYHAFAETYAEHLKNVELYQ, encoded by the coding sequence ATGGCCAGAAAAAAGAAGAAGATGGGCCTAGTCAGGTGGATTGTACTTCTTTGCTTTGTCGGGGGCTTCGGATTTTTGGCCTGGTGGAGTTGGGCGATTAAACCCTACTCCACTTCAGGCAATAGCGTAAAAATCACGATTTCTCCCGGAGCGACCGCAGGGCAATTAGCCGAGGAGTTACAAGAGCGTCAACTTATACGCAGCGCTTTGATGTTTAGATTTTTAGCTCGCGAACGTCAGGAAGATTTCAAGTTATATGTTGGTGATTACCAATTGGCACCTACTATGCCTCCCAGCGAAATAATCAATCGTTTAATCAGTCGTTCTGATTCCCCGGATACCGATAGGATCACTATTCCAGAAGGGTATACTACACAACAAATTATCGAACTTCTTGTCCAGAAAGGAATTGGTACCAAAGAAGAGTACACGAAACTTGTTACGGAAGGGGAGTTTCCATACCCCTTTTTAAAGGATGCTCCAAAGGGAATTCATCGTTTAGAGGGTTATTTATTCCCTAATACATATAATATCTATGTTAATACAACTCCGTATGAAGCTATTGATTTACTGCTGCGGCAGTTTGCGAAAGAACTAACTCCAGACGTGCAGACGCAACTCGATACTATGAAGCTTACCGTTGCCCAATGGGTTACCTTAGGTTCTCTGATTGAAAAAGAGGCGATGAAAGCAGAGGACCGTCCTTTAATTGCTTCGGTCTTAATGAATCGCTTAAAGATTAACCAGCCCCTGCAGATTGATGCCACCATCCAGTTCTTGCTTGAGACTCCTAAACCAAAGCTGACCTATGAAGATCTTCAGATTCCTTCTCCCTATAATACTTATCTCCACAGAGGGTTTCCGCCGGGGCCGATTGCTAATCCCGGACATGCTTCTCTGCAGGCAGTGTTGAACCCTGCCCAAACAAATTACCGCTATTATGTAGCGAAGGATGATGGTTATCATGCCTTTGCTGAAACCTATGCCGAGCATTTAAAGAATGTGGAATTGTATCAGTGA
- the trpB gene encoding tryptophan synthase subunit beta produces the protein MERGYFGDYGGSFVPPQLENALTQLDEAFERYKDDPDFNKELDYYLRQYVGRPNPLYYAEKLSKQLGGAKVYLKREDLNHTGAHKINNVLGQALLAKRMGAKRIIAETGAGQHGVATATACALFDMECVIYMGEEDTKRQSLNVFRMELLGAKVVSVTSGTRTLKDAVDAALEDFATNYENTFYMLGSAVGPHPFPSIVKHFQAIISREARQQILEAEGKLPDAVMACVGGGSNAIGMFANFISDASVKLIGIEPAGLGLETGKHAAPLSAGAPGIVHGFKCYVMADENGEPLATHSISAGLDYPGVGPEHSYLKDIGRAEYVSITDDEALQAFHQLSRTEGIIPALESAHAVAYALKLAPTMNPDQILIVNISGRGDKDVEQIFQLTQKSR, from the coding sequence ATGGAAAGAGGTTATTTTGGTGACTATGGCGGAAGTTTTGTCCCGCCCCAATTAGAAAACGCGCTGACTCAATTAGACGAGGCTTTTGAAAGGTATAAAGATGATCCCGACTTTAATAAGGAACTTGACTATTATCTGCGTCAGTATGTCGGACGCCCCAATCCCCTCTACTATGCAGAAAAGCTCTCTAAACAATTAGGTGGTGCTAAAGTCTACCTCAAACGTGAGGATCTTAACCACACCGGAGCCCACAAAATCAACAATGTCCTCGGACAAGCCCTGCTTGCTAAACGCATGGGAGCTAAACGTATCATTGCTGAAACCGGAGCCGGACAACACGGTGTAGCTACAGCAACTGCCTGTGCTCTCTTTGATATGGAATGCGTAATCTATATGGGCGAAGAAGACACAAAGCGTCAATCCCTGAATGTCTTCCGCATGGAACTTTTAGGGGCCAAAGTCGTCTCTGTTACATCAGGCACACGTACTCTGAAAGATGCCGTGGATGCAGCTTTAGAGGACTTCGCAACAAACTATGAAAATACGTTTTATATGTTAGGTTCTGCCGTGGGGCCGCATCCCTTCCCCTCCATCGTCAAACACTTCCAGGCCATTATCTCAAGGGAAGCACGTCAACAAATACTTGAAGCGGAAGGTAAACTTCCGGATGCCGTTATGGCCTGCGTCGGCGGCGGCAGTAATGCCATTGGCATGTTTGCCAACTTTATCAGCGATGCATCCGTTAAACTGATTGGGATCGAGCCGGCCGGTTTGGGCCTGGAAACAGGTAAACACGCCGCCCCTCTCTCCGCCGGAGCCCCTGGAATCGTACACGGCTTTAAATGTTACGTCATGGCCGACGAAAATGGCGAACCCCTTGCCACCCACTCCATTTCCGCAGGCCTCGACTATCCCGGTGTCGGACCCGAGCACAGCTACCTTAAAGACATCGGCCGTGCAGAATATGTCAGCATTACCGACGATGAAGCTCTCCAAGCCTTCCATCAGCTTTCCCGCACAGAAGGCATCATCCCGGCTCTGGAGAGTGCCCATGCTGTCGCTTATGCCTTAAAACTTGCTCCTACTATGAATCCCGACCAAATCCTGATCGTGAATATTTCAGGCCGCGGAGACAAAGACGTCGAGCAAATCTTCCAGCTAACTCAGAAGTCCCGATAA
- a CDS encoding peptidase U32 family protein: MNKPELLAPAGDWEKLKYALAYGADAVYMGGQAFGLRAYAGNFSFEEMERAVNWTHGFEKKLYVTVNIFAHEPDFEELPAYLKQLEKLGVDGVIVSDPGVIELAGEVAPRLSLHLSTQANNTNSFSVRFWLKQGIERVVLARELTLEEIKAVRAKVDGGLEIFIHGAMCMSYSGRCLLSNYLTGRDANRGECSQPCRWGYALVEEKRPGEVFPIEEDERGTYVFNSHDLCLLPHLPLLKPLNLDSYKIEGRMKSVQYVASTVKVYREAIDTLWDQGEEAFQAKLPQWLEEMDKVSHRDYSAGFLFGKPGAKSHNLVSSHYVRDYDFVGVRLDDTEIEAPLPDSDDPNTAWIEQRNNFKQGEVLEVLTPQGACWSFEIKEMWDIEGNPLDVARHAQQKIRLTVPQKILPYSILRRAKREKK; the protein is encoded by the coding sequence GTGAATAAACCTGAACTATTAGCTCCTGCGGGAGATTGGGAAAAGCTAAAATATGCTCTGGCCTATGGAGCGGATGCGGTTTATATGGGTGGTCAGGCCTTTGGCCTGCGGGCTTATGCCGGAAATTTCAGTTTTGAAGAAATGGAGCGAGCCGTAAATTGGACCCATGGTTTTGAAAAGAAGCTTTATGTTACAGTGAATATCTTTGCCCATGAGCCGGATTTTGAGGAACTTCCAGCTTACCTTAAGCAATTAGAAAAACTGGGTGTAGATGGGGTGATTGTCTCAGATCCGGGCGTTATCGAGCTGGCAGGGGAAGTGGCACCCCGGCTCTCTCTTCATTTAAGTACCCAGGCTAATAACACAAATTCTTTTTCCGTTCGTTTTTGGCTGAAGCAAGGGATAGAGAGGGTTGTTCTCGCTCGGGAGCTGACTCTGGAGGAGATAAAGGCTGTACGGGCTAAAGTGGATGGGGGACTGGAGATTTTTATCCATGGAGCGATGTGCATGTCTTATTCCGGCCGCTGCTTGCTAAGCAACTATTTGACCGGACGGGATGCTAATCGTGGGGAGTGCTCTCAGCCCTGTCGATGGGGATACGCCCTTGTGGAGGAAAAGCGACCTGGGGAGGTCTTTCCGATTGAGGAAGATGAGCGGGGGACTTATGTTTTTAACTCCCACGATTTATGCCTTTTGCCGCATCTTCCCTTGTTAAAACCGCTTAATCTTGATAGCTATAAGATTGAAGGGCGAATGAAAAGTGTTCAATACGTTGCCAGCACAGTCAAGGTCTACCGGGAGGCTATCGACACTCTTTGGGATCAAGGAGAGGAAGCCTTTCAGGCAAAGCTCCCCCAATGGTTAGAAGAGATGGATAAAGTCAGCCACCGGGATTATTCAGCCGGTTTTCTCTTCGGCAAACCCGGCGCAAAATCACATAATTTGGTATCCTCTCATTATGTTCGGGACTATGATTTCGTAGGAGTTCGGTTGGATGATACTGAAATCGAAGCTCCTCTCCCAGACTCCGACGATCCAAACACGGCTTGGATCGAGCAGCGGAACAATTTTAAGCAGGGAGAGGTCTTAGAAGTCCTGACTCCCCAGGGTGCCTGTTGGTCCTTTGAAATTAAGGAGATGTGGGACATAGAAGGAAACCCACTAGACGTGGCTCGTCATGCACAACAGAAGATAAGATTGACGGTACCCCAAAAAATTCTGCCCTATAGTATTTTGAGACGGGCGAAACGTGAGAAAAAGTAG
- a CDS encoding DUF4911 domain-containing protein: MSNNPAEQSGLLFSDSDVVVKARLARAEMQMLDKLVEGLGHLGIVTTTNKALGEVMIQSTKYCWPDLKKAIEQMPFEIEFI, encoded by the coding sequence ATGAGCAATAACCCTGCAGAGCAATCCGGCCTTCTGTTTTCAGATTCTGATGTTGTCGTTAAAGCGCGTTTAGCACGGGCAGAAATGCAAATGCTGGATAAACTTGTCGAGGGATTGGGGCATTTGGGCATCGTCACTACAACAAACAAAGCCTTAGGAGAAGTCATGATTCAATCGACAAAATATTGTTGGCCGGATTTAAAGAAGGCTATAGAGCAGATGCCTTTTGAGATAGAGTTCATTTAA
- a CDS encoding DUF4911 domain-containing protein has protein sequence MNFSEQASAQLSDIDLIVKARIDRSQIQLLCKLVEGLGHLGVVTTTNKELGEVMIQTTRHCWPELKEIVERMPLEIEFV, from the coding sequence ATGAATTTTTCAGAACAAGCAAGCGCTCAGCTTTCGGATATTGACCTCATCGTTAAAGCGCGCATAGATCGATCACAAATCCAACTGCTCTGCAAGCTTGTTGAGGGTCTGGGGCATTTAGGAGTTGTGACCACCACGAACAAAGAATTGGGTGAAGTCATGATTCAAACGACAAGGCATTGTTGGCCTGAGTTAAAGGAAATCGTTGAGAGAATGCCGTTGGAAATTGAATTTGTATGA
- a CDS encoding vWA domain-containing protein — translation MYTNFFYQLRREGVPVSITEWMTLMEALSAGLAESSLSGFYYLARAVLVKSESHFDQYDLAFQRYFQGIETPEQLLDQVSKWMENPLPPKMFSEEERNELLKKLGLPDWESLKAALEERLRKQDSPHHGGNTWIGTGGTSSFGHSGFHPGGIRIGGQSHGQSAVKVAGERNYREYRKDKTLGVRQFEVALRRLRQFSTRVDGAKDQLDLENTVDETCKNAGQLKLVWTRPRKNTVKLIVLMDAGGSMAPYAKICSQLFSAVHKSTHFKDLKFYYFHNCIYDLLYLDASCSPRRAVKTTDTINLLGTDYKVIIIGDAAMAPSELTMIDGNIFWDVGNDEPGITWLQRLARKFPYNVWLNPIPEKYWERVHGYQTLSLVRSVFPMYELTLEGLDLAIKKLMVRK, via the coding sequence ATGTATACAAACTTTTTTTATCAATTACGACGCGAAGGGGTTCCTGTTTCGATCACAGAATGGATGACCTTAATGGAGGCTCTTTCTGCAGGCTTGGCTGAATCAAGCCTTTCAGGGTTTTACTATCTTGCCAGAGCCGTCCTAGTCAAAAGTGAAAGTCACTTTGATCAATATGACCTGGCCTTTCAAAGGTATTTTCAGGGGATCGAGACTCCTGAACAATTATTAGATCAGGTGTCGAAATGGATGGAAAATCCGCTGCCTCCCAAAATGTTTTCTGAAGAAGAGCGCAACGAACTGCTGAAAAAATTAGGTTTACCTGATTGGGAGAGTTTAAAAGCCGCTTTGGAAGAACGTCTACGCAAACAAGACAGCCCTCATCACGGCGGGAACACATGGATCGGAACCGGGGGGACTTCCTCTTTTGGCCACTCCGGTTTCCACCCCGGGGGAATAAGAATCGGTGGACAGTCACACGGTCAATCCGCGGTAAAGGTGGCCGGCGAACGAAATTACCGGGAGTATCGCAAAGATAAAACCTTAGGCGTGCGCCAGTTTGAAGTTGCTTTACGCCGCTTGCGCCAATTTAGTACCCGAGTTGATGGAGCAAAGGATCAGCTTGACCTGGAAAATACCGTCGATGAAACTTGTAAAAATGCCGGACAGCTGAAGCTGGTTTGGACAAGGCCGCGCAAAAACACAGTAAAGCTGATTGTCCTGATGGATGCTGGCGGGTCCATGGCCCCTTATGCCAAAATCTGCAGTCAGCTCTTCTCTGCCGTGCACAAGTCAACTCATTTTAAGGATTTAAAATTTTATTACTTTCACAACTGCATCTATGATCTGCTCTATTTAGACGCCAGCTGCAGTCCCAGAAGGGCTGTCAAAACCACGGATACTATAAATTTGCTTGGTACAGATTATAAGGTCATTATCATAGGGGATGCTGCTATGGCACCCAGCGAACTTACCATGATCGATGGCAATATCTTTTGGGATGTAGGCAACGACGAACCCGGCATTACTTGGCTGCAGCGCTTAGCTAGGAAATTCCCGTATAATGTTTGGCTCAACCCCATACCTGAGAAGTACTGGGAACGGGTTCACGGGTATCAAACCCTAAGCTTGGTCCGCAGCGTCTTTCCCATGTATGAATTGACTTTAGAAGGGCTTGACCTGGCCATTAAAAAACTGATGGTACGGAAATAG
- a CDS encoding AAA family ATPase: MADHVSYQGTDDYIVSNDLRNSVNISVALKRPLLIKGEPGTGKTVLAESIARSLGLRLIIWNIKSTTKAQDGLYVYDTVQRLYDSQFGEQNVSDIKRYIKLGKLGEAFESTERVVLLIDEIDKADLEFPNDLLWELDVMNFYIPETGETITARNRPIVIITSNAEKELPDAFLRRCIFHYIDFPDQAMMEEIVQVHFPDLKDKLLAEALKSFYWLRGVNGLQKKPSTSELLDWVQALTIGGITPDKISKEIPFLGALLKKNQDFDLALRQLHMRGTDNSSRTTSRGW; the protein is encoded by the coding sequence ATGGCTGATCATGTATCCTATCAAGGAACTGACGATTACATAGTTTCGAATGATCTACGCAACAGTGTCAATATTTCCGTTGCCTTAAAACGACCTCTCTTGATCAAAGGGGAACCCGGAACCGGTAAAACCGTCTTAGCAGAAAGCATCGCCCGTTCTCTAGGTCTGCGCTTAATCATCTGGAATATCAAGTCAACCACCAAAGCCCAAGACGGCCTCTACGTCTATGACACGGTCCAGCGGCTTTACGACAGTCAATTCGGAGAACAGAATGTCTCTGATATCAAACGCTACATTAAATTAGGCAAACTCGGTGAGGCCTTCGAATCCACCGAACGAGTTGTTCTCCTGATCGATGAAATCGACAAAGCTGACTTAGAATTTCCCAATGATCTGCTCTGGGAATTAGATGTCATGAACTTCTACATCCCGGAAACCGGGGAAACCATTACTGCGCGGAATCGACCGATAGTGATCATCACCAGCAACGCGGAAAAAGAACTCCCTGATGCTTTCCTGCGGCGCTGCATTTTCCATTATATCGACTTCCCCGACCAAGCAATGATGGAAGAAATCGTTCAGGTTCATTTTCCTGATTTAAAAGACAAACTGCTTGCGGAAGCTTTAAAGTCGTTCTATTGGCTGCGCGGTGTCAACGGGCTGCAGAAAAAGCCCAGTACCAGCGAACTTTTGGATTGGGTACAAGCCTTAACCATCGGAGGGATCACGCCGGATAAAATCTCTAAGGAAATCCCTTTCTTAGGCGCGTTGTTAAAGAAAAATCAGGATTTTGATCTAGCCTTAAGACAGCTTCACATGCGCGGGACAGATAATTCATCACGCACCACGAGTCGTGGCTGGTAG
- a CDS encoding ArnT family glycosyltransferase, which yields MAFPIKENDRTQSINKMAIWLTGIIVFLLECAAGYYYNIYVGYYHSDGISRVANAFYVLYSRDPHLGAIGFVWNPLPSMVDLVFLLLYPWIPEMATKGIAGLLMSALFASLTVGILVKAFIQRGLSCGCAIIFTLLFALNPMIFLAGFNGLSDAPFIFFTILCIISFLNWLDSHDLGDIAVSSFALATAFWCRYEAVPFGFSIVIGSVIATMLIYKSAKPLDEGRFHYNWSRTEGTLAVIVTPLFYSIGLWVLLNAVIMDNPLNFLNGEYTNTAQIEGHLNNPIYAAMLNNPINAGVFAIQKVLVFSAPFLSIVLLRLINRRFLQWDTLILIGTIISIPILQVIMLIKGTSLGWLRYFLYVLPVSFAWLPYELSKLKKKWQVLIPLIAMIANFCILSYAITQPSIAPDENTFLQNSLGRHNQTYYDQRQDMEIANYLDENYPSSNILVDSFSAYLIILNSNYPKRFFITSDYDFKNAISDPEAYNVSYILVPKPGSSSVISAINDAYPNLYDHGSDWLELAKEFGTRWRLYKVIDNISES from the coding sequence ATGGCTTTCCCAATTAAAGAAAATGACCGAACTCAAAGTATAAATAAAATGGCAATTTGGTTGACCGGGATTATTGTATTTTTGCTGGAGTGTGCAGCAGGATATTATTACAATATTTATGTTGGCTATTACCACAGTGACGGAATCAGTCGAGTTGCGAATGCGTTCTATGTATTATATAGCCGGGACCCTCACTTGGGCGCTATTGGGTTTGTATGGAACCCTCTTCCCAGTATGGTAGACTTGGTATTTTTGCTGCTCTATCCCTGGATACCGGAAATGGCGACTAAAGGGATTGCTGGTTTGCTGATGAGTGCTTTGTTCGCATCGTTGACAGTGGGAATTTTAGTCAAGGCTTTTATTCAACGCGGGCTTTCATGTGGCTGCGCCATAATTTTTACTCTATTATTCGCCTTAAATCCCATGATCTTTTTAGCGGGCTTTAATGGTCTTAGTGATGCACCATTTATATTTTTTACGATCCTATGTATAATATCTTTTTTAAATTGGCTTGACTCACATGATTTGGGGGACATAGCTGTCTCAAGCTTTGCACTTGCTACGGCTTTCTGGTGCCGATACGAAGCAGTACCCTTCGGATTCAGTATAGTAATAGGCAGTGTTATTGCTACAATGCTGATATATAAAAGTGCAAAACCTCTTGATGAAGGACGCTTTCACTATAACTGGTCGCGTACGGAAGGAACACTTGCCGTAATAGTGACACCCCTTTTCTATTCAATAGGTTTATGGGTCTTGCTGAATGCAGTTATTATGGATAACCCTTTAAACTTTTTAAATGGAGAATATACCAATACTGCCCAGATAGAAGGTCATTTAAATAATCCGATATATGCGGCTATGCTTAATAATCCTATAAATGCTGGCGTCTTTGCTATTCAAAAGGTATTAGTATTTTCGGCTCCATTTCTATCAATCGTGCTTCTGAGATTAATTAATCGCCGTTTCTTACAGTGGGATACACTAATTCTGATCGGAACGATAATTTCTATTCCAATCCTGCAGGTAATAATGTTAATAAAGGGTACTTCGTTAGGGTGGTTAAGGTATTTTCTATATGTTTTACCAGTATCATTTGCCTGGTTGCCATACGAATTAAGTAAATTAAAGAAAAAATGGCAGGTTTTGATCCCGCTAATTGCAATGATCGCAAATTTTTGTATTCTCTCTTACGCAATTACACAACCTTCAATAGCCCCTGATGAGAACACTTTTTTACAAAATTCTCTAGGGCGGCATAATCAGACTTATTATGACCAGAGACAAGATATGGAGATCGCGAATTATTTAGATGAGAACTATCCTTCTAGTAATATTCTGGTTGATTCATTTTCAGCATATTTGATTATATTGAATAGCAACTATCCAAAGCGCTTTTTCATAACTAGTGATTATGACTTTAAAAATGCCATTTCTGATCCCGAGGCATATAATGTCAGCTATATTCTTGTCCCTAAGCCTGGTTCTTCATCCGTTATTAGCGCTATCAATGACGCGTATCCTAATTTATATGATCACGGCTCTGATTGGTTAGAGCTTGCCAAGGAATTTGGAACAAGATGGAGATTGTATAAGGTTATCGATAATATAAGTGAGTCCTAG
- a CDS encoding ArnT family glycosyltransferase: MKLAIEVKGMQKNLHDIEIQRLDKKLIWLTGITVFMLECLAGYYYNVYVGYYHGDGISRVANAFYVLYSRDPHLGAIGFVWNPLPSMVDMIFLLLYPWIPAMATKGISGLLMSAIFASLTASVLAYAFIQRGLPRWSAVVFPLLFSLNPMIFLFGFNGLSDAPFIFFLISSIVCFLNWLDNNRLGDLVTASFALAFSFWCRYEAVPFGFSMFLACMIATMFFHKNPPPPDEGPFRYKWSRTEGMLSVLAPPLCYSMIVWVLLNWIIMDNPLNFLNGEYTNTAQIEGHLSSPMYASMVHNPINAGYFALKKIAVFSTPLIAILILRLFNRRLFKWDTLILLGLFMSIPMLQIVMLMAGMTLGWLRYFMYVLPVSVAWLPYELSKLKRKWQIMIPLAAMIVNYGILSYAITQPSIAPDENTFLQNSFGKRSQTYYDWKHYIEVAEYLDKEYPQSIILTDSFSAFFIILQSHFPKRFYITSDYYFKDAIADPRKFGVNYILIPKPGSEAVISAINNTYPNLFYHGVDWAELVKDFGGNWRLYKVTKSTGGEVE; this comes from the coding sequence ATGAAACTTGCAATAGAGGTAAAAGGCATGCAAAAAAATCTTCATGATATTGAAATCCAACGTTTAGACAAAAAGCTAATATGGCTGACAGGAATTACTGTGTTTATGCTTGAATGCTTAGCAGGTTATTACTATAACGTTTATGTTGGATATTATCATGGAGATGGAATTAGTCGAGTCGCAAATGCCTTCTATGTACTATATAGTAGAGATCCTCATCTTGGAGCCATTGGATTTGTGTGGAACCCTCTCCCAAGTATGGTGGATATGATTTTTTTATTGCTCTATCCTTGGATTCCAGCCATGGCTACAAAGGGAATTTCAGGTTTATTAATGAGCGCCATATTTGCTTCGTTAACTGCAAGTGTTTTAGCATATGCCTTTATCCAACGAGGTCTTCCGCGCTGGAGTGCTGTTGTTTTTCCTTTGCTGTTTTCTTTAAACCCAATGATTTTTTTGTTCGGCTTTAATGGTTTGAGCGATGCACCCTTTATATTCTTTCTAATCTCAAGTATTGTGTGTTTTTTAAATTGGCTTGATAATAATCGGCTGGGAGACTTAGTGACAGCAAGTTTTGCACTGGCATTTTCTTTCTGGTGCAGGTACGAAGCAGTACCTTTTGGATTTAGTATGTTTCTCGCTTGTATGATTGCTACGATGTTTTTTCATAAAAACCCGCCTCCTCCTGATGAAGGACCTTTTCGCTATAAATGGTCAAGAACAGAAGGAATGCTGTCGGTATTAGCACCACCACTTTGCTATTCAATGATCGTTTGGGTTTTGCTAAACTGGATCATTATGGATAATCCTCTGAATTTTTTGAACGGAGAATACACAAATACAGCTCAGATTGAAGGACATTTAAGCAGCCCCATGTATGCATCTATGGTTCATAATCCAATAAATGCAGGTTACTTCGCGCTTAAAAAAATTGCTGTGTTTTCCACCCCATTAATAGCCATATTAATTCTTAGGCTTTTTAATCGTAGACTTTTTAAGTGGGACACACTGATTTTGCTTGGGTTATTTATGTCCATTCCGATGTTGCAAATCGTAATGTTAATGGCAGGTATGACGTTAGGCTGGCTGAGATATTTTATGTATGTGTTGCCTGTTTCGGTTGCTTGGCTGCCTTATGAGCTGAGTAAGCTTAAACGTAAATGGCAAATAATGATTCCCTTAGCTGCAATGATAGTGAATTACGGTATTCTTTCATATGCTATTACCCAGCCGTCAATCGCTCCTGATGAAAATACGTTTCTGCAGAACTCATTTGGAAAACGTAGTCAGACTTACTATGATTGGAAACATTATATTGAAGTTGCTGAGTATTTAGATAAAGAGTACCCTCAGAGTATCATTCTAACGGATTCATTTTCAGCATTTTTTATTATTCTGCAAAGTCATTTTCCTAAGCGTTTTTATATTACTAGCGATTATTATTTTAAAGATGCTATCGCAGACCCTAGAAAATTTGGAGTAAATTATATCTTGATTCCAAAACCCGGGTCTGAGGCTGTAATAAGCGCTATCAATAATACTTATCCAAACTTATTTTATCACGGAGTTGACTGGGCGGAACTTGTCAAAGACTTTGGAGGAAACTGGAGACTATATAAAGTCACCAAAAGTACAGGAGGCGAAGTCGAATGA